The following is a genomic window from Sulfuricurvum sp..
TACCCCTTGCTCGTCGTTGATCGCTTGTGCGCTAATAAAGCGGTTAGAGCGAAATACTGAGATACGTGGCAATGTCGCGCATCCTGAAATTTTAGAGCGAATACGGCGTTTACGTTGCAAACGTTTTGCCGCTTTAATTTTAAGTGTTTTACCTGTCATATCATCGCTCCTTATTTCTTAGATGTCTTACCGGCTTTACGCAGGATAGTCTCATCAGAATATTTAACACCTTTACCTTTGTACGGCTCAGGTGGACGGAATGAACGAATTTCAGCTGCAATTTGTCCAATTTGTTGTTTATCGGCACCTTTGATGCTAATAACGTTTTTCTCAACTGCAATCGCAACACCCGCTGGGATATCGTAGTTGATATCATGGCTGAATCCGAGTTGAAGTTTCAAAACACTACCATCAACAGCAGCACGGTAACCAACACCGTTGATTTCAAGTTTTTTCTCAAAACCTGTTGTCAAACCGGTAACGATATTTGCTGCAAGTGCGCGATACGTACCCCAAAATGCACGATCTTGACGAGCGTCAGAGTT
Proteins encoded in this region:
- the rplF gene encoding 50S ribosomal protein L6; translated protein: MSRIGKLPLVIPADVTVTLDGAVITFVKGSTTQVLDTRGNCGVTFEDNALTFATNSDARQDRAFWGTYRALAANIVTGLTTGFEKKLEINGVGYRAAVDGSVLKLQLGFSHDINYDIPAGVAIAVEKNVISIKGADKQQIGQIAAEIRSFRPPEPYKGKGVKYSDETILRKAGKTSKK